The Apis cerana isolate GH-2021 linkage group LG12, AcerK_1.0, whole genome shotgun sequence sequence aaattatataaaaaatttttttagaaaaaatgaaatcttaactattttttaatttaaaaaaataattgattgatgATAATTGATTTACATGcaacaatatattcaatattgtcTATGAAATATACCGAATatttattgtgaaaaaaatactgGAGAAAATATTAACCGGAAAAGGATGGGCATAATTTACCTGGATAGTTACTATAatagagaggaaaagaggaacAAAATGGATCATTACAACATATTTTTCGATGTATTTGTAAttgagatattaataaatcagcaatcttttactatttaatgataaatcacTTGGTTATAAAAATGCGAAATTATTGACTAATCTTTATAAAcagaattattatgatttaaatttaaaataacacaattttgatattgttataacaataataatattataatattatataatgaattgaatataatgaaaaatattaatgaattttaagtttaaataaatagaatgtatcaagatttattttttagttgaattataatttttttattatttattttacattattttttatcagttAAATTTTgaggatttttaaattgtatatattattatgtatagataatttttattgtaacagGATGTAATAGGATCTTTcagttattacaatattttattaatatatattttaattcttatgaaaattatgaaaattaaatattaaataaaaaaagaaatataaaatattgataagattaaaaaaattaagtgattttttataaataatttctagtagataaagtattaattaataatgaatcaaagtcatgatatttttcatttaacaaaaataacattcaacaaaaataaagattagaacaaatctatatttatgataaatataatattttttaaaatattttttatatttttaaatttttttaagaatttaacttgttaagaaatatatatttttctttttaatcagaaatcttagatattagtttttaactaaatcaaatatttttcaattgtttaaatgttttttttaaatatattttaatttttgaattttatttactgtCATTATTCATTAAGGAATGaatgtcatttttatttcattgtaataacattatgtttttttattaacattgaatataaaattaaaataatattaaagcggatatgaattataaaattaaattaactttatttgtaatttcatatGAGTCATTATATAttgagtgaaaaaaaaatatagcttATTCGAGATTTATTCGACgcgatttgtttttaatttttcacgattaataaaaagataaaaattttagaagattCATTATATAGCTAAATAATGTGcaacaaaattattccaattttcagAGTTAAATatcaagtaataaaatattaatatatttattatgttactGTCACATAATCAAATTTCCAACAATTATATCatgttatttattcttaagagagtaattttcattattgatatttaataataggtaAGAATGTCattatgtgaaataaaaaaaatctaatttttattatgtttgtgacgaaaataaaaaaataaatcatttctagatcatattattcttttaaatacatatatattaaatatctgttCTTTAATCgcagataaatattatacttttatctgtttttttttataaatcgttaataattgaggttatgtatcatattttattttttatatttactattaataaaaaaaaatatttctataaaaatataaaaaagtattttcaattattcattattcattacttcatttatttatattatttatataaatatataaaaaatttatataaaaaaattaaatcaatttgaaaattttatgtattatttataaattgacctcaaattgacatttttttttaagataaaatatttgattaaatatatataatatattttaaatacgtcatatttaaatatatgtatgtacaagtataataatgacaaataataatgaaaatttttatatatatttgtacatctgtataaacatatatagatataattcaattttatgtatatatattacgatatcTGATTTTataggatttttaaaaaatgatattaatttaatatgatttcacattagaatattttaattaattttttatttattttatttttcttggtattaaatattttactaaaatatacagaagtgtaaataaattaataaaaatatcatatattaatatcaaaatttttcattatattttttattttattcttaattctattattattattatttattattatttttataatattcaaattaaatcaatttcgaaattatttaataataaataaataagtaataaataaaacaatctaATTTTACAATGGCAAATCTCACGTAAGTGTATTTATGCAAAGtccttttaatgaattataatcaaCAATCTGGTTCTTTTAGATTAACCTTCAACGATAGTCATTTTCCTTGGAATACTTGGAATACTCTGAaagtttattgatattattaaatctctcTTAACAGATAAGTAATTGCAACGAGTTGAACTTGACATTTTAAATGACAATCTTTCGGACTAGTAGATTATTAaactcattaatattattatgaaaaaaatttatataattaaataacaacaaaatatatattataatatataattataatatatattataatatattattaaaataaaaatatttattggagcataaattttttattatgtatgaatcattattaaaattattttaaaaatcaatgtatccaaaaaaagaatttccactcaattgaaagtaaataatataaatatatacatattaatgtatttgaataattaattctagaaCTTAAACATAAAAGttggtatacaaaaatattgattgaaatttatttattaaattattaataatttaaattcatattaaataaagcaaGACAAAAgcagaatataataatgatgtaaAACGGAGCAGTCTAATTCTCTTTCCATCCCGCTCCTTCTATCTCGCAAACttcaattaatcataatttaataaataactcttaatcaatatttttgtacatcaaCTTTTATAGTTTTGATTTCTAGAATCGATCTCCAAAAGTatctcatgaatatattaacacgaatagaaagattataaattttttttttcatttttaataagcttaaagatcaaaataaaaattcttttttattttaattctattatcatttagaaaaaaaaaatttctattttcattcattttcttctgaaatttgtattatttgtaaaagaagTTACATaaagtgttaaaaaaaaaatgcaatgtaTAGAACCTAAAAAAGACGATATTAAAGATTCATGGTAGTGGGGTAAGAATTGCATATGTTTGCACGTATTGTTATTATacggaattttatttaaggaaGTGTTGAGACTTCGAGACGGTATATGATAAAACACGTACAGGCTTCTGCTCCAGAACTCTTCAGGCTACGAACTGTTGCTCAGTCTTGCTGACGGGTCAATAAAATCTCTcaacttttataattctttaaaaattttcataaaagagattcttaaagaaaaaatcaataatatattttaacatcaaatttctaatatttcaatgaGTTAGAAATTTCTCAACAGCTtgcagaatataataaaaaatattttaaaattatgaatattaaatttctctaattttaatcttatatatatatataagattatatatatatatatatatatatatatatatatatatatatatatatatatatatatatataaaatatataatattattatcaaatatttagttaaaataatccattaaaataatcctaaaataaaaatttcgatttaccatgcaaaattaagaaaaattccgtCCAAAAATGCTATTTTTTCAATCGGCAATACGTCATCCATCCAACATTGTTTTCACAACTGTTCACTACAGTATATAATTGACGAATCGCGAAAACGATGATCAATGTAGGTCGCTCCATCGACGATGAAGATATTCGTCATCTGTTTCATCATCTGGGCGTTTATAAACCGGGGAACGGTACTCGCAAGCAGCCTCGATGCTCAGAAAAATGATGgtcaaatagaaaatttggaatttatacTACCGTCTTCCTTGGAAGGTTTCTCAATTGATAATTACCAGAAGTATGGAGACGCAGAAGATCAACAAATCGATTTAgagacattaaataaaaagatatctgaTAACTTCTTTGCTTCGTCCACACAAGCAGTATCAAAACATACGGCGTCATCGGCGGCGCTTTTATCAGCCTTGAACGAGAAACTTGACATCAATAAAGAGAAAACACCATTGAAATCTGAAGAAGGACCTTTGAACGAAGTTCAAATTCTAAATAAGCCATTCTCTTTGGAAAAATCTAAAAAGGAAATTGGCGCAGAATCAAGTAAAATCAAACGAGCCGCAACGATCACAAATTCCAAATGGGATAAGATCGAGGAAGAATCggcgaataaaaagaataaagaaattgttacGAAAACATACGTGAAAAAGGGTCCAGTGATTAAAACATGGAGTTGGACCAGCGGAGAAAACGAATCGAAGAATATTCCCTCCAGCGaggaaattcaatttcttaaagaagaaaaaataaaggcaGAAGCTAAAATTAAAACGGAAATGGAAGCACGAACGAAAACTGAAGCAGAAGCGGCAGAACTTCGACGGCAATTGAAGCTTCAGTTAAAGACCCTTAAAGAAGCACAGTTGAAGGCTGAGAAGGAAGCAGAAGCTCGAGCAAAGGCGGAAACTTTGGTGGCGTCGGAATCCAAAGCTTTGGCTGCAGCTCGAGCAATAACGAAAGCCTATTCCGAGGAGATTGTGCATGCGGAAGCGAAAGCAAAGATTGAGAAAGAAGCTCGTTCTAAGTTacaaacgaaaattataaagatactCGACACTCGTACCAAATTTGAAGAGGAAATTGCGATTACCAAAGAGTTAAAGGAAAAAGCGAAACTTTCAGCGGAAGCTTCGTTAGCAGCGAGTGTGGCCGCCAAGGAAGCTGCGAAGGCAATTAGAGTTGCTGCCATGGCTCGAGCGAATGCTGCCATGAAGGCTTTAGCCGCTCAAAAAGCTACTCTTATTCAATCAATTGTTTCCAGCAATGTTAAAGCCTTGGCTAACGCTCTAAGCGTTGCGATCGAACAAGCTATAATTTCCTCGAAAGCTGCAGCAGACTTGCAAGCTGAAGCGCTTGCTATAACCAATCGAGCAGTAAAAGCAGCTGCTGCAGAAGGGGCTACTATCGATTATGCGAAATATAGAGCGGCAATACTTGAGAATGCGATTAAGAGGGCGAAAGCATCTATAGAAGCGGCTGGTAAAGCGACTGCGGCTGCTATTACTTCCACTAATAATTTAGCGCGTTTACAGATAAATAATCAGAACTTTGCTGATAATGTGGCCAGCCTACAGGAAAGTACGATTTCAAAAGCAGAGACAGCGTTGATGGAAACGAATGCGGCGGCTAGAGAGGAAATTGCCGCAATGGCGATAACGGACGTTGAAGGTTCGACCATCGAGGCGGCAGTTGCGGCTCGTGTGAATCCAATTCAAGCTGTGAGAAATGGAGTTGTTATCGGACTGGAATCGTCTGCG is a genomic window containing:
- the LOC108004191 gene encoding LOW QUALITY PROTEIN: uncharacterized protein LOC108004191 (The sequence of the model RefSeq protein was modified relative to this genomic sequence to represent the inferred CDS: substituted 1 base at 1 genomic stop codon) codes for the protein MXVAPSTMKIFVICFIIWAFINRGTVLASSLDAQKNDGQIENLEFILPSSLEGFSIDNYQKYGDAEDQQIDLETLNKKISDNFFASSTQAVSKHTASSAALLSALNEKLDINKEKTPLKSEEGPLNEVQILNKPFSLEKSKKEIGAESSKIKRAATITNSKWDKIEEESANKKNKEIVTKTYVKKGPVIKTWSWTSGENESKNIPSSEEIQFLKEEKIKAEAKIKTEMEARTKTEAEAAELRRQLKLQLKTLKEAQLKAEKEAEARAKAETLVASESKALAAARAITKAYSEEIVHAEAKAKIEKEARSKLQTKIIKILDTRTKFEEEIAITKELKEKAKLSAEASLAASVAAKEAAKAIRVAAMARANAAMKALAAQKATLIQSIVSSNVKALANALSVAIEQAIISSKAAADLQAEALAITNRAVKAAAAEGATIDYAKYRAAILENAIKRAKASIEAAGKATAAAITSTNNLARLQINNQNFADNVASLQESTISKAETALMETNAAAREEIAAMAITDVEGSTIEAAVAARVNPIQAVRNGVVIGLESSATEFNAQQAEALTKVVENRDNILKIDQQNQQKLILSIFDNNQTPLIIFTTVNAAINPSNVSHLVSIREASSNMKIPVLLATCLYLCGFASAGLEGSGNPLPELVKGSASATASTAVTARSGLRAGQVALASQKDAVLQAEAAASAASEARAAADLTAKLSQESASMQSQAAAKGKETEEAAVGQARAGLESVSIAASATSAAKEASTAARAAASALSTATVQAKIAERAAKAEAVASEEAKAKAIAAANLAAAASEAAETALKAEKVAEEAIARAASAKAAARAAAAALASSKEAATASARNAAESEARNEVAVLIAEIDKKSREIDAATSLNARAAAKASSRNVETATIGANIDSSKQVVSIPVEIKKFPEPELSTSWREDEEVTKGKKEDINLNSFELKSNVF